One Numida meleagris isolate 19003 breed g44 Domestic line chromosome 6, NumMel1.0, whole genome shotgun sequence genomic region harbors:
- the FJX1 gene encoding four-jointed box protein 1 (The sequence of the model RefSeq protein was modified relative to this genomic sequence to represent the inferred CDS: added 38 bases not found in genome assembly), producing the protein GGGGAAARGARVASLERGGCGRSSNRLARLSDGSRACVRYGVSPEQIQGEALSYHLAGLLGMQQRLPPMALALVEARGRQWEPVREELRGSHWAEGAVVSLTRWVDNLTAVVAPAPWGGGRPRALAAGELGGLPAAQLVELVQWSDLILFDYLTANFDRLASNLFSLQWDPRVMRRATSNLLRAPDGGLVFMDNEAGLVHGYRLLATWDPYNEPLLRSVCVFREGTARRLAELHRRRNAAAELRRRYRAREPLWARLGFLSERQAELLQARVDFVHRHIAQCRAQAAAL; encoded by the coding sequence CCTCGCTGGAGCGCGGCGGCTGCGGGCGCAGCTCCAACCGGCTGGCCCGGCTGTCGGACGGGAGCCGCGCCTGCGTGCGCTACGGCGTGAGCCCGGAGCAGATCCAGGGCGAGGCGCTCTCCTACCACCTGGCCGGGCTGTTGGGCATGCAGCAGCGGCTGCCGCCTATGGCGCTGGCGCTGGTGGAGGCCCGCGGGCGGCAGTGGGAGCCGGTGCGGGAGGAGCTGCGCGGCTCGCACTGGGCCGAGGGCGCGGTGGTGAGCCTGACGCGCTGGGTGGACAACCTGACGGCCGTGGTGGCCCCCGCGCCGtggggcggcgggcggccgcGGGCTCTGGCGGCGGGAGAGTTGGGCGGGCTGCCCGCGGCGCAGCTGGTGGAGCTGGTGCAGTGGAGCGACCTGATCCTCTTCGACTACCTGACCGCCAACTTCGACCGCCTGGCCAGCAACCTGTTCAGCCTGCAGTGGGACCCGCGCGTCATGCGGCGCGCCACCAGCAACCTGCTGCGCGCCCCCGACGGCGGCCTGGTCTTCATGGACAACGAGGCGGGGCTGGTGCACGGCTACCGCCTGCTCGCCACGTGGGATCCCTACAACGAGCCGCTGCTGCGCTCGGTCTGCGTCTTCCGCGAGGGCACGGCGCGGCGCCTGGCCGAGCTGCACCGCCGCCGCAACGCCGCCGCCGAGCTGCGCCGCCGCTACCGGGCCCGCGAGCCCCTCTGGGCGCGCCTCGGCTTCCTGTCGGAGCGGCAGGCCGAGCTGCTGCAGGCGCGCGTCGACTTCGTGCACCGCCACATCGCCCAGTGCCGCGCGCAGGCCGCTGCGCTCTGA